GCCAGGTCGGTCCCGTCGACGGTGAGACGCCCGGAGCTCGGCTCGTACATCCGGCACAGCAGCTTGATGATCGTGGTCTTGCCCGCGCCGTTGCGACCCACGATCGCGAGGGAACGACCGGCGGGTATCGCCAGGTCGAGTTCGTCGAGTACGAGGGTGGACGGCGCGCCGGGGTAGGAGAACGAGACGCGTTCGAATCGGATCTCGCGGCGAGGCCGATCCACCTTCGCGTCCCCGACCGGGACCGCGGCGACTGCCTCGACTGCCTCGATCGCCTCGTCGAAACGGCGAAGCGTCGCGAGCGCCAACTCGGTCTGCAGTCCCGTCCACGCGGACTGCTTGACGCCGAGGAGCCCGGTCATCAGCGCCTGCGCCCACACTGCCGCCTGGCCCGCGGTGACCTCTCCCCCAGCCGCGCGTACGGCGATCCACGCCAGCCCGCACACGACGACGGCGGCGGTGACGACGTTGGCGGCGACCGCACGTCGCGGCAGCGGGCTGATCACGTCGGCCATCGACCGCTGCCACAGTGTCGTGTACCGGTCGCGCAGGAATCCTGCGAGCCCGAAGATCCTTACCTCCTTGGCGACTTCGGGAGTCGAGCCCAGGTCATAGAGGTAGTCCAACCGCCGCGCGACCTCGCTGGCTCCGTAGTGGTGGCCGGCCTCTGCGCGCGACGCCACCTTCTCCTCGTACGCCGTCCACGTTCCCGCCACCAGCAGGGCGAGCCCGAGCACCGGGCGGAAGCCCGCGACCAGCACGCAGGCGCCGACCAGCACGATCCGGCCGGTCACCAGACCGGCGACGGTGGACGCCAACCGGCCGGGACGGCCCCACGATCCACGAAAGGTCTCCCGGCCTACGGTGATGAGTTCGGCGGGACGGGGATCCTCCAGGTGGCCGATGCCGACCGGCTCACCGACCACGCGCATGAGCTCTCGTTGAAGCGAGGCGTCGATCCGTTCGCCCAACGCGGTCGCGGTGGCCGATCGCACCGAACCCGCCACCCACACCACCATGAGAAGGCCGGCCGCGGCGGCGGCCCACCACAGCGCGGACCGGCTTGCCGGCGAGGACAGCCCCTCGGCCGCGACGTCGCCCGCCCGGCCCACCACGGCACCGACCACGCCGGCGAGTCCCAGCGGTGCCGCGGCACCCAGCAGCACAGTGAACGCGGTGACAACAGTCAGCCCCGGACCTGCCCGCCACGCAACGTGAGCGAACCTTCGATAGCCACTACGTGACCGGCGGAGAACGGGCGCGGGCAAGAGCGCATCCCTTCGGTGGGAACCGTTCATCATGGCGAGCGCGACGGTGTTCGGCAAGCGGGCTGCCGCTTTGGGACACCCGAAGAACTGGGAGAGGGTTGGGCGAACCAGCGACAGTCAGCGAAACGCGTTCAGCTCGTCGAGGGCGCGATGGCCGCGCTTGACCAACCCTGTAACGACATCGTGCCACCCATGACGGATGGGGAACTCGAGGCTCACGAGGATCTTGGTCGCTGCGAGCACTGCCGCCCCCTCCCAGCCGACGAGGTCGAGGATCCTCCTCCACAGCTGCCTTCGGACACCGTCCAGCGGATCCTGGAAGGTTTGCCACACGAGGTCGATGAGATCAGTCGCCCGTGTGCCGCTACCCGCGTTCCCGACATCCACGACCGCCACCACCGCGCCGTCACGGACCAGAACGTTGCTGGGATTGAGATCGCTGTGGACCATGTCGGGTGACTCTCGTGGTGGTGGGACGTCGGCACACGAGAGCCGCAGGCGCTCGACCAAGGCCGACACCACCGAGGAATACCCCGAAAGCCCGGCGACCGCCCTCGACAAACTCGGAGCCAGGTCCTCACCGAATTCCTGACCGGTGGCGAGCCGCCAGGCGTACGACCAGTGGTCGTAGGGCTCGGAGGCCTGGCCGGCCTGGAGTTCGATGATCTCCATCAGCTGCTCGACGAGGGATGGGGTCAGCTGGGGCACGGGAGCCGCGTCGACGAAGTCCATCAGATGCCACACATGGGTGGCCGTGGCCCCCACTCCGAGCCAGACCGGGGTTGGGTAACCGCGCCTGCGCATGTGCGCGACCACCCTCTGCGCACGCAACCACTCGTCCAGCTGATGGGGGTGCCTTTGCGCCCGGGGCACTGCTTTGAGCACTGCATCTGCCCTTCCGGCCAACTGGACGCGCATGGCACCCAGATCGAGGCCTCCGGGCAGGCGACCGAGAAGGGTGACCTCTGCCCCGACCACCCTGGCCACGTCGTCCAGGATCTCGGCCGGCAGCTCTCGGACCGACCACCCAACCATGTCGCCAACCTACGCCCACCTCGCTCTTTGCAGGTATTCAGTCTGCGCCGTGGGACAGTTCGATAAGAGGTTGACCGTCGTCCTACCGTGATCGCGTGGAGATGACGCCGGAACATCATCGGGCCGTCGAGGTCGTCACCGAGTTCCTCGGTACGAAACCCACGTCCACGCGGGCGCTGCTGACGTTCGGACCGACGGTCGTCGTCGAGGCGCGCGTGGACGACGGGCTGACGGTGTTCG
This Actinopolymorpha cephalotaxi DNA region includes the following protein-coding sequences:
- a CDS encoding ABC transporter ATP-binding protein, which gives rise to MLLGAAAPLGLAGVVGAVVGRAGDVAAEGLSSPASRSALWWAAAAAGLLMVVWVAGSVRSATATALGERIDASLQRELMRVVGEPVGIGHLEDPRPAELITVGRETFRGSWGRPGRLASTVAGLVTGRIVLVGACVLVAGFRPVLGLALLVAGTWTAYEEKVASRAEAGHHYGASEVARRLDYLYDLGSTPEVAKEVRIFGLAGFLRDRYTTLWQRSMADVISPLPRRAVAANVVTAAVVVCGLAWIAVRAAGGEVTAGQAAVWAQALMTGLLGVKQSAWTGLQTELALATLRRFDEAIEAVEAVAAVPVGDAKVDRPRREIRFERVSFSYPGAPSTLVLDELDLAIPAGRSLAIVGRNGAGKTTIIKLLCRMYEPSSGRLTVDGTDLATVDVHGWRRQVAAVFQDATRFPLTARESVAMGWPDVPVDQAGVESAAERAGIADEIEALPSSWDTPLSSHYPGGADLSGGQWQKLSLARALYAVDHGAGVLILDEPAAHFDARAEARLYERFLELTAGLTTIVISHRFSTVRRADSIVVLDGGRVAERGSHDDLMALGGSYAEMFRLQAERFSDRTNDSTNASAHDSAHDSEGTAEVTA
- a CDS encoding phosphotransferase, coding for MARVVGAEVTLLGRLPGGLDLGAMRVQLAGRADAVLKAVPRAQRHPHQLDEWLRAQRVVAHMRRRGYPTPVWLGVGATATHVWHLMDFVDAAPVPQLTPSLVEQLMEIIELQAGQASEPYDHWSYAWRLATGQEFGEDLAPSLSRAVAGLSGYSSVVSALVERLRLSCADVPPPRESPDMVHSDLNPSNVLVRDGAVVAVVDVGNAGSGTRATDLIDLVWQTFQDPLDGVRRQLWRRILDLVGWEGAAVLAATKILVSLEFPIRHGWHDVVTGLVKRGHRALDELNAFR